CTGTGTTCGGTGCTTTATATATGCCGTGGCCCAGCAGGACGCGCTCACActcgcgcgagagagagaaagaaagagagaacggtTCACTTCGGTGGCACGAACCTCCGGTTTGCTCTCGGATCGGGCACGAACCATGATTTTCCTTGTTTTCCCCCCAATCGAAAAGACGCTTttccctcgtcgtcgtgcggtTTCTgttgatcggatcggaaacgGTGACAATTAGGAGTGTACGAGCGCTCCGCTCGGTTCGAGGCGCTTAGCGCCCTTATGAGGCTCTAGGGTATCGATATGTTTCGGTCGGTATTCCGCGTCGGTATGACACAACACAACTTTGTCGCTTTAATAAAcgtccagccagccggcaTCCATCAttaacaaccacaaccaccgggAGGAGAGCAACGCTATGGTGCGGGGCGcatggaaaacatggaaatggaTCAACCGACAATGACGCCGTCGACAATGAGGGCAATGATGAACCGCTTTTTGCGCTCAACTGCGACaaactgccagccagcaaaacTCCACGGCACGAACGCGAAAGGATAATGGCGATAAGATTGAAAGGTTGCTCGGGTGGTCTGCGCGCCTCGGGGTGACGAGGTGTGAGCTGTATTCATCGTAAAATTGATACCCGAGAGCGTACGGCAGACACACGACAGCCAACCAGAGCATCATTCGTTTGtagtggatgatggtgatgatgggtgatgatgatgatgatggcgatgatagtGATACAGCATCCGAGCATTCGGAACGACGATAAATAGAGACCTCCGCGAGTCTAGGCAGTGATTCTTCACTCAATCAAAATAAGGAAATGATAATAACGTTGTTTCTTTTACTTTCTACGAAAGCCCGTAAAGATGACGTTCGCTTCAGCTTATAAACTATTTTCCCTTGGCATTGTCCGTCGCTTGTCTAAAGTTTGTTTCGTAAAGAATGTTTCTTGGTAGTTGTCGAATGGTTTGAAGGAATTGCATTTACTACAGAATGTTGTTCGATGGACGGTTATGCATGTTTCACTCAGAAAATTgtgcaacgaacgaacagacGTTCACATCTGCAATTCCAATGCTGCACTGCAGCATTAGCATGGAAACTTACTTATCTGCGTAGAAACTATCGCCCAGATGGAAAACTATCGGAACCATCAGTGGTGAAATGACCGATGAAAAACCGACCAGAATGTTGTACGCATAGTTTGAAGTCGAGTAGCTGGCGTTCATGTGAAGTTAGTAATTATTGCGATGGTCGAAATGACAGAGTTTGTTGGCCAAAAAACCGACATGCAATCTATGTTTACGGATCGATGAATTGAAAATTAGTTGTGGTTTGAGACAGTTTCCTAGCAAAAATGACTTTCAAGTCACAAAGCCTTGAATATGCATGCAAATTTTCGCTTAAATCAGGTAAAATCATTAAACGCTTAAAATGTAGTCACTTTAAAGTGTAGCCCCTCGGCAGTAGTTTCACGGCAACGAAATAAATTTCTTGGAAAATATGGAACTATACAAGATAGAGCAGCGAATTGAGAAATCTTAGGTAGTTGCACAACAAACATTAATTgataaaaggaaaattaaCAGTGTAGCGAAGAACAAAGAAACAGGATTCCAATAATTTCTCTAAAATTGTTGAAGGATAAAAAATCTCTACTTCGACATCGCACAATGAAATCTTCAATCGAAGCTTTTCCTAGAGATCGAAGTTTTCATGCATCCATGCAGCAAGTACAGCTTGTTCGAGGAAACAACAAACGTCGAGAATAGCAGAGGCTGCATagcgtttttctttctgtgatttaatttttttcaagATTTTTTCTAACTAACATCTCACTTGATTGTTGCATTTtccctacaaaaaaaaaaacatcttctCGATGGTTTTCTTGCTGCAAACGAATTCCCAGAACGGTAGATCTGTTACTAATCCCTAAGGACAACTGCTGGTGgatgaaaacaattttctttCCTTGAACCAATCACACGGAATCCACCTTAATATTGATGAACAGAACGAGCATCTCGAACGTAccattgttgtgtttgtgatttGTCAATCCAACATGGTCGCGTAAATCCGTTAAAAGGTCCCGGTACACTCTCTCCTATCCtctcaattttcattttcgtatTCGTTCCGTGCGGTCATTATTTACGCACGCCACTTCGGGGAGTGCGGGATTTTGGGCCCAGCACCGGGGCCGGGTGTCCATAACGTGTACCCGTACCGGCATATCAACGACCTGACAAACCGGTGACAGCAGCATTTCGGGTTTTTGGTCGTTGTGAGTCGAGCGAGGCAGAGGTATAGCGGAGtagagggctgctgctggggaaAAATGACCCGGGAAAAGTGTCAAACATTTGCCCGGCCACCATCGGTACCACACGTGCCAACATACCACCCCGGTGGCCCCCTGCCCACTCATGCCGATTGCCTTTTGATGTGGTCATGAAAATGAGCATTCGAGATggtggatagatggatggtgTTGGGACCGACCACTCTGCACTCGTATTTCGCGCAACAAGTGGATGGCCCGAGTGCTAACAATTGCTAGTTCGGAATGCAGACCGAGACAGCGACACagggaacgagagagagatcgagagagagagagagagagagagagagagagagagagagagagagagagagagaagtattTGGAGAATAGTATTCCTGCCACCATTACGCTCCGGCCATCGGGCAAAACAAActcgacgccaccgccatgcCCGCAGCCAActgttgtttatttgtttatgagTTCACCGAGTTCGGGGTTTGAGCGCTCCGTCTAGCAATCTCTCCCCGGGTCAGATAATTggacttttccattttataaTCGCTTCACTGACACTTTAAGGGAAGCGACCGACTGGAAACACCGGGGAGGCAGAAGTTTCTCGATTTTTACGCTCGTTTACCGCGAGTTTACTACGAATCTCGTGACCTTCGATCCGCAGGATGCCGTAGtgtaacgaacgaacgaaacggcaaAGCGTTCTCAACCGTGCCGATTCCTCTTATCACAGCCGTAGTAGTGAGCCGAGCCAGTGCGAAAGGTCAGCCACCACACGCGCGTCGTCGCAGGCTGACCGGATGGCGTTGGAGAACCAATCGGAAAAATGCTTTTCCTGTGGCATTCCAAGAAAAGCACGCGACGACGACTTTGAAACGGAGAGCACAGACGCACGCGGACGCAGGGGATGAAACCAAAGCAGTGCCCGGAACAGCTCTAAATGGATCAATTTTGTTGTGATGAGACGCACCGCGGCGCTGGTGgcttgatcgatttttctggATAAATTCGTTCGCCGTCAACCAGCAACGACCAGCCGACGCCCAGAATGATGACGGTATCTGCCTGATGATTGCCACTTACCGTTGAATGTCAAGTGAAATCCGCAGCCCGAAAGCTCACAGTTCGCTGCGCCTGTTTATCGTATCGACAACACGCAGAACCGTTTTATTCGGAGTAGACCAACGGAGAATGCTAATCCCGGATCCCGGTatcttccccccaaaaaatggaTGGCTACCCCAAGTGGACGATTGATTTGATAGCTGGCTAATTAAGAGCGGGcggacgggcgcgcgcgcgcacccagacacacacacacacaaacacttcaATCGCACTGCCTCGAGCAACAGGATTCAGGACGAGAGCTCTccacggcaggcaggcaggcgttTTGCACGGCGGCCATTAACTTCAACTTCAAGCCAAGGCACACGCGGTTCcagaatcaaatcaaacaacaacactaagAAACTCGCCAGAGCGCGCAATACCAAAACGGGACTCGAATGTTTGCACGGTCAGCCCAGCCCCAAAGTAAGAATGAGGGGAGAATTGGAATAATCCGATAATTCCTGGGCGCACAGTTCGGCCGGAATAGCATACTGCCAAGAAGAGCTCGAAGCGCGAGATTGAGAATCTCCCTCCGCGATCCTGATCCTGGACATCCGCCGCTTGAAGCACGCTTGAAAGGGCTCCAACAAATTCAGGGCTTCTGCTTGAACCGGGAACGTAAATACGGTTTAGCGTCCGACCAGTCCGGGGTCACCAGAAAGCAAAGGATCtgtcgaaatgaaatttacaGACGGATacgagaagagaagaacgCAATTAGGGCGGAGGTTTTTGGAGCGCGCGCGTACTTTTGCTTTTGAGGTTTTATTCTCCCTTTTTGCATACCATTTTTGGGGTCTGACGAAAGTATGTTAAGAAAGTGCAGTTTTCAATGGCCGCAGGTTACCATAAAAAGGGTTCCAGAACCTGGCTCGCTGCATTTGCCATCGGTCAGTGCACTGCGGCAGATCATTCCGGCCGGTCCGTGATTGAGTGATCTTCTTTGTTCCACAtctgtgttcggttcggttgttaaAGTGTTATCCAAAAtgcaaccatcaccacgaacagtgctagtgatggtggtggcggtgctgcacGTAGCTACCGCTAATCTTATCACCAGCTACGACTACAATACGGCCGTCAGCTTCCAGATCTTCGACTGGTAGGTACCGGGATTAGCTTCCGAAATCCTTATTCCCGGGCACGCACTACGGAACTGGCACTCGTTGCAAACAGGAACACAAACACGATGAAGGCGCAGACGAACGCGGAGACGAACTTCGCGGCGTTCGGCTGCATGCCGGCGGATCCGTTCGTGGTGATCGTGCACGGTTGGAGGGAAGGTTGCGCCACGACCCAGTGGGTCCGGGAAACGATCAACAACTTCGTCATCTACCGGAAGGGGTGCATCCTGTGCGCGGACTacagcatcatcgccaacaACGCCGACTACTTCATCGCCGTCAAGCAGGTCGACGGGATTGCCCGgacgatcgagaagaaggtgcgGCAGCTGTTTACCTACGGCATGGCACCGGCCAACGGTATGCTGTACGCGTTCAGCCTCGGTGCCCCGATTGCCTTCCAGACGGCCCGAAACTTGGCACCCCAGAAGCTGGCTCGCATCGACGGTAACTGTCCCCGGCCTCCAACGGTGTCCCAACCACTCTAACTTTTCCCCACCTTCACACCACCCTTTTTGCGGTAGCGTGTGATCCGGCCGGTGTTGGGTTCGACCTGAACGCGACCTACACCGCTCTCGACATCCTCAATACGGCCACGAACGTGCAATGCATCCACACGAGCTCCGACTACGGCACGACACGGCGCGTCTGCCAGAAGGACTGGCTGGTGGGGTACTGTGGATGGTTCCAGTACGCGGCCGGCACGAAAACGTCCCACGGTCTCTGTCCGGACTTTTATAATGCCGCTTTTTGGGTCGACTTTCCGGCTATCCCCAACCCGCTAACCTGCCCGACGACGCGTGCCGTCAGTTCGTGGCCAACCGGCTTCAAGATGGGCTACTTCATGCCCCTGACCAGGTGTGTACGAAGtttgagcgtgtgtgtgtgcgtgtgtctgtgtgtgtgagagaccTAACCCTTTCCGTATGCTTCATTCCCAAAAAAGCCCCAACTTGATTGGAGATTTCTTCGCCAAATCCTCACCCAGCTATCCCTTCAATTAAGGAAACGCGTtacggaaccggaaaccgattCTGCGCCATCATGTCAACGCAAATATAATTATTCCTAGAGCGTGTTTGTTCCGGTAAATAAAGACAGCAAGCGCCGAGCATCAGTAGCAGTCTCCATCTACATCCGCTCTAAACACTCGGAGGTGGCGGTTTTTTTAATCTCCCAAGGGGAGCAATCCTATCATCCACATGCAATGACCCCACGGTGCGTCCTGCGAACCGTGacagaaagaaaaagtttaaattacTTTCCCGGCGCCTGCTTTGATCAGCCCGATTCGCCGTGGGTCTCTCCCTTTGCTGTGGTTGGTCACGATGAAAACGTGCCCGAAGACGTGCATGTCTCGCATACGCTTCCCTTAGGTGCGCCCCCGGCGcgaaatcattatcatcgtaacacacacatacacacgcgcgcgaacAGGTATCCTGACGGTATCCTGCGACTCTGCACAACCATCATGACATCCCCAGttccgctcgctcggttcTGCACAAGCGTACGTCATTGATAATCGAAACCAAAGCATGTTCCATCTTCGTGGCGGTGCCTACGCCTTGCGCTCCCCCTGCTTGGGACACGAGATACACGTGAAAACGGATTTCGGTGGCGTCACCATTTGCGACAGTTGCGGTGACTTACGGTGAAAGGGTAATTAACAAGCGCAGCAACCGTATTAATGTGTGTGGCCGGTCGAAGAGGAATTATTTTAAGATCCGTCGCGTTGCTGCTTCCGCCAACCAATCGGGAAATCGTCTGACATCAGAAGCGGGATCTCGGGCGTCACTCGACCACGGAACGCTTGTCTGGTGACATCCTCAATCGCCGTTTTTCCTACAGGAAGGACACGTTTTCTGGACCGTGCAAAGGATTCGCGCGAACAAAACACGCGACCGGCAGCGGCGCAATGGGCCCTGATGTCCGCCGTAAGAGTCGCGCGGTACGCGTTTGCCTTTGGAGTGAAAAGCACgaggcggtggcgatggcgggaCTGTCGCGCTTCCTGTCGCGGATTGCTGCTGACAGATGGTACCCGCTGGTGTACTTAAGGCGATGCAACGTGAACAATGGCACTCCCGTGCCGGGCAGGAAAACTGGTCGCCCGTGAACCCGTGTGGAATCCCGTGATTGGGATCGTGATTCATTGCGGCAATATGCTTTTATCCCTTTGGTTTGGCTGGTTTGGCATGTTCTGTTCaagacactttttttttctcctggaCACTACGCACGGCAGGATATAATGCTGACGCCTTTCGCAAAAGGAGAAGTTGATGCAAATAAGAGTGTCCGAAATGTCTCGAAATATGAATATCAAATGCTTCGCGTCTCGTATCGGCATAGAGCGTTCTGTACCGTTTTGCAGCAAGGCAAGTGAACGTCGTACCATGGCTGGAGCTATAAATAAATGATCCAAACCCTGGGCAGGTCATCGAACAACGCTAGAACAACGCGCGCCCCCCCGAAATGAAGTCCGGCGGCACGGCAAAAGCGGCTGAGCGGCGGAAAGGGCGGAAATCGGAGGAACCGGATATTGGATTCTTGATAACATTTTCTATCCATTCATAAAATAAACGACCACTATggaatggctggctggatggcttcGGGATCGAATCAGTGGACGCTAAAATCAATCACCAGGACGCATCTGTATGAGTACGTTGGTGACGTAACGTTTCATCGCAACAGAAGATCCCACAATTGAATGCTATCAAATCGGAACATCTTGAACGAATAATTCCGGCTGGCCTATCAAACCGTTAATTTCGTTCGCTACAGACCTTGAATACCGCATTTCTGTTCCAAGGTTAACGCGTAACCAACTGCCAAGCTTTCATCGATGATCGTGAAGGCCAGCTTTTGAAGGCCGACCGATCGAGCGACACAAATCCGGAACCGAGACAACCGACCTCGataactcacacacactctctctctctcttttagcACCCCTCCACTCTGTCTCAGCATGTCTGAAGGCTACTTCCTCATCACGTCATACGCACCTTCGCAGGTCACTGTCAACTGGCTGAATACAGGCAAATGAGACAGCTCCGTGGTTGACACTGGCCTACgaggtttatttgtttttttggcgttCGTTTGTAGTAGGCTACCCCTTGATTTCAGGTGTGTGCATCCAGCTGGCTTTTATGTTGGCAATTAGTGTAAGTCATGCTCCAAAAAACACCTTCAGCCCTTTGATGTTTTGTGGCACGGTAACGAACGTGCAATTGGGTTGTGCGCGAGCCACAGCATTGCTCTCCCCCCGCACGCTGTTTACTACGATCTTTacaactacacacacacgaacgatcGTCGAAGACTATTGCAGCAGGCGACGAACCTTTCCAGGTCGCCAAGTGGACTAAGCGAAGGAGCGACTGCATAACAGCAAGCGGCGCTGTTAAGTAATCGCCAATGAGCCAATTCGGCCGACCCAAACCGGTGCCTAAgagtgttcgtgtgtgtgtgtttgtgtgtgaaacaGGTCGTGTTAAAGCCGGGTAGCTGGGCACGCGTGTACCAACCAGCGTGCACAA
This sequence is a window from Anopheles darlingi chromosome 3, idAnoDarlMG_H_01, whole genome shotgun sequence. Protein-coding genes within it:
- the LOC125955602 gene encoding uncharacterized protein LOC125955602, which produces MQPSPRTVLVMVVAVLHVATANLITSYDYNTAVSFQIFDWNTNTMKAQTNAETNFAAFGCMPADPFVVIVHGWREGCATTQWVRETINNFVIYRKGCILCADYSIIANNADYFIAVKQVDGIARTIEKKVRQLFTYGMAPANGMLYAFSLGAPIAFQTARNLAPQKLARIDACDPAGVGFDLNATYTALDILNTATNVQCIHTSSDYGTTRRVCQKDWLVGYCGWFQYAAGTKTSHGLCPDFYNAAFWVDFPAIPNPLTCPTTRAVSSWPTGFKMGYFMPLTSPNLIGDFFAKSSPSYPFN